A single region of the Leisingera thetidis genome encodes:
- a CDS encoding type I glyceraldehyde-3-phosphate dehydrogenase, translating into MKLAINGFGRIGRAILRQILTTSRGDGIEVVRINDIAPLDMCAYLFQYDSTFGPFAHPVEHGGDALQVLGRSIPVSHEPDLTRVDLSGVDLVLECTGIARTSDVAERGIKAGAAKVLISGPSPAAELTMVLGANEDALGETRIVSNASCTTNALTPLVKLLDGIAGIDTAHMTTIHCYTNSQPMVDAPRGDFARSRGGAQSMVPTTTSATHLIDEVLPHLKGRISGAAVRVPTASVSAVDLVAQLKTPMSEAEFLAALREGVAASKVLGWTDMPLVSSDLRARPESLVIAGPETRMAGDRQVRVFGWYDNEWGFSARMLDVARLMAG; encoded by the coding sequence ATGAAACTTGCTATCAACGGATTCGGCCGTATCGGCCGCGCCATCCTGCGCCAGATTCTGACCACATCGCGCGGAGACGGCATCGAAGTGGTGCGGATCAACGATATCGCGCCTTTGGACATGTGCGCCTATCTGTTCCAGTACGACAGCACATTCGGCCCCTTTGCCCATCCAGTAGAGCATGGCGGCGACGCGCTGCAGGTGCTGGGCCGGTCCATTCCGGTGAGCCATGAGCCCGACCTGACACGGGTGGATCTGTCCGGCGTCGATCTGGTGCTGGAATGCACCGGCATCGCCCGCACCTCGGATGTGGCGGAGCGCGGCATCAAGGCGGGTGCGGCCAAGGTGCTGATTTCCGGCCCCTCCCCCGCCGCCGAGCTGACCATGGTGCTGGGCGCCAACGAGGACGCTTTGGGGGAGACAAGGATCGTCTCCAACGCCTCCTGCACCACCAATGCGCTGACGCCGCTGGTCAAGCTGCTGGACGGCATCGCCGGCATTGACACCGCGCATATGACGACGATCCACTGCTATACCAACTCGCAGCCGATGGTGGATGCGCCGCGCGGCGATTTCGCGCGCTCCCGCGGCGGCGCCCAATCGATGGTGCCGACCACCACCTCGGCGACGCATCTGATCGACGAGGTGCTGCCGCACCTGAAAGGCCGGATCAGCGGTGCTGCAGTGCGGGTGCCGACCGCCAGCGTCTCGGCGGTGGATCTGGTGGCGCAGCTGAAGACGCCGATGAGCGAGGCAGAGTTCCTTGCTGCGCTGCGCGAAGGCGTGGCGGCCTCAAAGGTGCTGGGCTGGACCGATATGCCGCTGGTGTCCTCCGACCTCAGGGCGCGGCCCGAGTCGCTGGTGATTGCCGGGCCGGAGACCCGCATGGCCGGAGACAGGCAGGTGCGGGTGTTCGGCTGGTACGACAATGAATGGGGCTTTTCCGCCCGGATGCTGGATGTGGCGCGGCTGATGGCGGGCTGA